From the Candidatus Abawacabacteria bacterium genome, the window CCAAACTAGGACCAAAGCTGGGCATCGGTGTCTCAACAAAAAGCTGATAAGCAGCGAGCCGCTTTTTGAGCAGCCATTCCGGTTCATTTTTTTGCTTAGATATCTCACGCACTACCGCTTCAGTTAAACCTTTACCTGAAGCATATTTATTATGCCCTTTGTCAGCATGATCATAGCGGGAGCGATCGATAGTGATGTCAGAAATGCTTTTGGGACTCATAAGAATAAATTCTATACTCTAAATTCCAGATTGAAAATATTACAGCCATTACAGGCAAATTGAGGATTATATTGATATTTTGTTTCCCGGCCTTGTTTGCTTGCTATTACTACTCCGGCAGAGCTCAGCATAGCCAAATGATGCGATATGGTTGGTTGGCTCACGGCAAGTTCTTTTTCTAAAAGCTTAACCTGATTGATACCAGCACGCACCTTGCTAAATATCTTTAATCTAGTTTCGTCTGCGAGAAGAGCAAAGCATTGCGAACATTTCTTGGGAGTACAAGATGGCATTGATTCATAGATAGATATCTATAGGATAATAGGGATAATTTAGGAAAAATCAACCATGAATCACTCGCGGGGCTCGGGTACATGGGGTGGCCGCATCTGTTAGTAACGAAATTACAAGAGTGCTTTTATAAGCAAAGAGTACTCTGGTATAATAGAGCTAAGAGCAAAATTAAAAACAAAACCTATGTTCAAAAAGGCGCGAATAATTATCTGGATATTGCTAATTATGGGTATAGGAGAACTGTGTTTGGCCTATGGTAATTATCGTAATACCCAAGCATTTCTTGATAAGGCAATCAAAACACATGGCACGGTAACAAAAATAGCTGGGCATATAGACAGCGATGGAGATTATATGTACTCACCGGTGATCACTTTCACAGACCGTCGAGGAAAAGAACATACTTTTGAATCTGCTACATCGTCCAATCTACCTGCTTTCGAAGAAGGCGATAGAATAGAGGTGCTCTATGATCCTGCTGACTTCAAAACAGCCCAGTTAAACAGTTTTGCTGACTTACATTTAGGCACATTGATTTTGGGCATTATGGGCGGACTATTTACGCTTATTAGTGGAGGAGTGCTTTTTTCTATGCATAAACGGAAGCAAAAGATCGAATGGCTCAAACACAATGGCCAGGTAGTAAAAGCAAAAGTTTTAAGTGTGGATCGTAATACTAATCTCAAAGTAAATGGTCAATCGCCTTATGTAATTGTGACTCAGTGGCAAGACCCAATGGGTGCTATTCAAGTCTTTCGTAGTGATAACATTTGGTTCGATCCCAGTCAGTACGTAAAAGATGAAATAGATGTATTTATTGATCCTAATAATATTAAAAGTTATTGGGTGTCATTGGAGCAATTGCCTAAAGTGGCTGCGTGAAAATCCCTACAATTTGTCATCCGTAATTATTTCTAGTAAATTGCGCTCTTGTAATTTGTGTTCATGCGTTCTTTACATAAACAATCTGGACTTCGGGGGGATATGCTATTAATTGGTACTCCTAGTAATAGTGGCCAACGCCCCTCCAATCCAAAAGGAGTAAAAGTCTTTTCGGAGATAGTAAAAGAGATCTGTCTTGCCGGTTATGCGCCACAAACACTATGTCTCGACTATACTTCACCGGTAGAGCAAGTACGTGCTGTCCTACATGGCTTATCTTTGGTCAAAACAAAAATAATAGTGGTAGCTGGCGATGGCTCCACAACAGTTGCTCTCAATGCGATAAGGGCAGTGCAAGAAGAGCGTTGTGAAGGTCAAGTAGAAGTGTTAATCAGTCCCGGCGGAACGGAAAATCTCTTGTCGCGACATTTAGGTACTGGCAGAAAAGCTGTTTGGAAGACCTTTTTACGAGGGGAAGGATCTTTACAAGATTTGAGAATAAGAGAGCTGCGAATCACTGACGCTGCTAGTGGAGAAGAAATTTTTTGTGGCCCTTGGACAAGCTTCTGTGGGGTAGGTGCAGTAGCGCGCTTATTAGTCCACTATGAACCTCAGGACAGAAAAAGGACAGTCACAGAAAATGTGCTAAGAGCATTATGGACTGCTTATCCTGAGGCCGTAGCAGATGGCTATGTGCCTGATGAATTCGCTGGTGTTACCCAACGTCATTTAGGATCGCCAATAGATTTGGGACCATGCCATGACTATCTTCATTCTGACCTGATAGGTTCGATATCAATTACTGCTACTAGTCCTAGGGATGCTGTTACCAAGTTTGCTACTTTGCTGGCAGCGACACATTCTCCTTGGCGGGATACATTGCTGCATGGTCAACTATCCACAGCAATGCCTGCCTGGGAGTTAGTTAAATCTATCCGTCCTAGCCATCAGCGAACTCATAAGGTGACTCATCAAGTTCGCGCTGGTGATAAAAGGCATATTCACCTCGATGGTACACCAAAAGTGGTTTCATTTGCTAAACCAGGAAATGTTGAAATCTCTTTAGCCACGAGACCAGGTACACTCAAGATATTTAGCACGAAGTAAAAAATTAATTGCGGATTTTATACTTGCTCTTTATTATCTTGATGAATTAGCTTGAACACAATGAATAGAGAACAAGAATTGCTGGCGAAGATGCATGTGCCAGCTAGTCTTTTAGCTTTACCTGATCTTTTTCGACATCTCTTAGCATTTTGGCAACACACCTCGTTATTCAAGCGGAAATGTGATCGTACTGGTAAAGACGTTATCTCTGTTTTTAGTAAAGATTGTCCCTATCCGGTGTGGTATCGAGATGAGTGGATTAAACACGCTAATCCTCCTCAAGCAGAATTTGATTCTAATAAGCCTTTTTGGGGGCAACTTTGGGATTTGTTTCAACATTGTCCCTTGCCTCATAATGTCTGCATTAATACTGAGAATTGCGAATATACCGATGATTGGTGGTATTCAAAAAACTGTTATCTGAGTCACTCTGGTTTTCAGTGCGAAGATGTCTACTATTCATATCGGGTAATCAACTGTCGTAATTCTTTTTTCTGTGTGTTTAGTAACAATTGTGAGCTTTGTACTGATGTTATTAACTCTACCAATTGTTACAACTTAACCTATGGCTTGGATTGTTCTCAGTGTCGAGACTCAGCTTTTCTTTTTGATTGTCGCAACTGTAGTGATTGCATGTTCTGTTTCAATTTGAGAAACAAACAGTACTGTATTGAAAACAAGCAATACAGTAAGGAAGAATATGAGCAAAAGAAACAAGAGTATCATTTCAGTTCACGAAAAAGTTATGATCAAGCAAAAGAGCACTTCAAAAGTTTATTGCATACTCAAGCCTGGTGGCGAGCACAGCACTTAGATCAGACAGAAAATGCAATGGGAGATTATTTACGCGAAGTAAAAGATAGCTCAATGGCATTTTTTATTGATAAGGGGCAGGACATCGTCAATACGTGTCGCGCATTTCAAGTAAAAGATGTTGTGAACTCAGTAGGATGTTTTGGCTCGGAGTTGGTAGCCTATACTGTTTTCCTAGGCTCTGAAGGTGTTTACGACATTAAGTATTCAGTAAATTTAGTTGATAGTAAATTTATGGAATATTGTATGTATTGTGCTAATTGTGAGCACTGCTTTGGTTGTGCGGGTTTAGTAGGAAAAAAGTATTGTATTCTCAATAAAGAGTATTCTCCTCAAGAGTATGATAAGAAGTTGGTTGAGATAAAGTCACATTTACGAGCTAGTAATGAGTACGGGCAATTATTTCCAGCCTATTTTGCTCCAGGCGCTTATGAAGAAAGTTTAGCTACCGTATATTTCCCCTTGAGTAGAGATGAACAGGCGAGACTACAATTTCGGGTAAAAAAAGATGAACCATATAACGCTAGTGATTACTTACCTGTATCAGCACTACCCGATGATATTCAAGCGATGGAAGAGAAAGTTATGCAAAAAGGTTTCTGGGATGAAGTAGCCAAAAGGCCATTTACTATTCAAAAATTTGATCTAGAACATAGTAAAAAGCAGCAAGTTCCTTTGCCCAATTGTTTCTATGCTCGCCGTATTAATGAAAACTTCTCTTGGATGCACTTTGATGGCTCTGCTCGTGAAACGCTCTGTGCTAAAACAGGTCAAGCCATAATGACCACTTTGCCCAAAAGTTTAGATGGTAGAATTGTAAGTGAATCTGCTTATCAGCAAATTTTACATTGAATGTATGGATGCTATGGTCCCAGAATTTATTCCTGTGCTACTGGTTTTGGTTATTGCTGGTATTATAATCTTTTTACCAAATCGGAAGTCAATCAATGAAGAAGTGCCTGCTAAGGTATTGGCCTGCAAATTAACTCAAATGGAGGGGGAGAATACGTATGATTTATTTCCCGCTTTTGATGTTGATTTGGAGGTGTATCGACCGACTGAAGAACCCTATCGTGTTCAATTTAGTCAAATGTTGTATCCGGGACAATATGCGCCAAAAGTAGGAGAGATGGTAACTGTACGACTTTGTAAAAAGTTACCAAACCAAGTAGTGATTATTAACTTGAAGAATATAAATAGGACCTCATGAAAATTATTAATTTGCTTATCAAAAGCTGCTTTATCGGGTATATTTGCGTCTTTTATTAATTCTATGTATTCAATAGAACAAAGAGAATCGACTCCGTTAGGTGAAGGTGCTGAGCAAATAAAACGGCATATGAATGCTATCTTGGCTGAGGTAAAACGACTGGTACTGCGTGATGCTGCAGGTGCCAATATTGCCGCTATTCAGCCACAGAAAATATTTTCTGGACGTCTTTTCCGCTGTTTTACGATGAAGGATGGTACTGGAACTATACAGGTCTTTTTGGAAACAAACTGTGCTCAAAATGACAATGCCAATACGCATCGGGCTGAGCTAATTGTGACATATCATCCTACAATTCCATTAACTGTCTCTTGTCTCAATCAAGTAACAAATGAGCAACCATTCCATCCAAACTATATTGAGTTGCGTATCCATCTTTTTGGTGCTGATAGTGACTCAAGGCCATGGCTGATGGAGATCATGTGTCGTGGCAAGCAGAATGTTCCAGAAGGTATATGGCGATTGATAGTGCAAGGTGGTGACGATACTGTGGATGACAGTATCGGCCAACGTTATACGATCAGTGTGGCCAGCGAGCCGGGATTGATAGACGCCATGGAAGATGACACTTTCATTGCTAAAAATGACACGGTAGGTTCAGATAAAGAAGTTAAAGCAGCTGTGCCGTTGGTGACTTTAGTCGCTAGTCAATTATTTCGTCAGGGGGAAAAGTTAACGGAAATTAGCACTCAAGAAGTTCAGCGTCGTCGCCTTCGGCAAGTAGTAGCTAAATCCGCCTAGGTTTATCTGGCTTAATTGCTGCGATGTGGTTTGGTGAATGGCAAAAGCTGAGAATATCGTGACTGCACATGTTCATCGCACTAAGGATATACAAGGAATAATTAAACTATGAAATCAATCTCACGCCTCATCATTTTCCTGGTCACTTTGGCCGTAATCTGTGCTGGTTTTAGTGTGTATCAATATTCTGCTACCCAGGGTTTTTTACAACACTCGGTATGGACCAAAGGTACAGTAATTGGCTTTACTGCACATAATGACTTTGAAGGAATGAGCTATACTACTAAAGTTGCTTATGCCGATCGACAGGGCAAGCAATATATGATCGAAACAACTTTTAATGCTTCCGAGCCTGGCTATGAAGTCGCAGATATTGTTGATGTAATTTTTAATCCCAATAATCCGGCTGAGGCCAAGGTGGCTACTTTCTGGGAGCTTTATTTGTG encodes:
- a CDS encoding winged helix-turn-helix transcriptional regulator translates to MPSCTPKKCSQCFALLADETRLKIFSKVRAGINQVKLLEKELAVSQPTISHHLAMLSSAGVVIASKQGRETKYQYNPQFACNGCNIFNLEFRV
- a CDS encoding DUF3592 domain-containing protein, with protein sequence MFKKARIIIWILLIMGIGELCLAYGNYRNTQAFLDKAIKTHGTVTKIAGHIDSDGDYMYSPVITFTDRRGKEHTFESATSSNLPAFEEGDRIEVLYDPADFKTAQLNSFADLHLGTLILGIMGGLFTLISGGVLFSMHKRKQKIEWLKHNGQVVKAKVLSVDRNTNLKVNGQSPYVIVTQWQDPMGAIQVFRSDNIWFDPSQYVKDEIDVFIDPNNIKSYWVSLEQLPKVAA
- a CDS encoding DUF3592 domain-containing protein, with protein sequence MKSISRLIIFLVTLAVICAGFSVYQYSATQGFLQHSVWTKGTVIGFTAHNDFEGMSYTTKVAYADRQGKQYMIETTFNASEPGYEVADIVDVIFNPNNPAEAKVATFWELYLWTFLSGIASSAALISAIVLYFVILRKVTSN